From a single Miscanthus floridulus cultivar M001 chromosome 8, ASM1932011v1, whole genome shotgun sequence genomic region:
- the LOC136474614 gene encoding pentatricopeptide repeat-containing protein At1g31920-like, with amino-acid sequence MVGGLVLSQAQTHQVATPRTAAPAPAQALEKRPRDQAQPCGTAAAVSVRSLDEVRKAHARNIKLGLDRCPRHARPLLAACALSGWPGGMELAASIFESLVEPEAFDYNTLMRGHVGGGRGDREPAAALRLYVDMLEAGVGPDSYTFPFVLKSCAQLAALQEGRQLQAHIVKLGFQHDEHVQNSLISFYGKCGEPAMARLAFDRVEAEERTTTSWSALLAAYTKAGLWRECLELFGAMVLDGWRPDESSMVSVLSACAHLGSFDVGRSVHCALLRNTARMNTIMQTSLVDMYAKCGSIEKATTVFDAMDGKNAWTYSAMLSGLALHGDGRKALQVFDAMVREDHAPDAASYVGVLNACSRDGLLEDGLRCFDRMRLEHKVAPNAQHYGCMVDLMARAGRLDDARALIGSMPTGPTDTAWRSLLNACRIHGDLDLAERALEELRRLGAANAGDYVIVADMHTRAKNWAAAAAFRTEAVDWGLAQSPGFSAVEVRGVLHRFVSQDMSHPRTRDIYEMLHQMEWQLRFDGYKPDTSEVALDVGEEEKRRVVAAHSQKLAMAFGLLSTPEGAPVRVVTNLRMSKECHAYSALISEIFRREIVIRDRNRLHRFRRGTCTCRHYW; translated from the exons ATGGTGGGAGGTCTAGTTCTGTCCCAGGCGCAGACGCACCAGGTCGCCACGCCAAGAACCGCCGCACCGGCGCCGGCGCAGGCGTTGGAGAAGAGGCCGAGGGACCAGGCGCAGCCATGTGGCACGGCGGCGGCCGTCTCGGTGCGGAGCTTGGACGAGGTCAGGAAGGCGCACGCGCGGAACATCAAGCTGGGCCTCGACCGCTGCCCGCGGCACGCGCGGCCGCTGCTCGCGGCGTGCGCGCTCTCGGGCTGGCCGGGCGGCATGGAGCTCGCGGCGTCCATCTTCGAGTCGCTCGTCGAGCCGGAGGCCTTCGATTACAACACCCTGATGCGCGGCCACGTCGGTGGCGGCCGCGGCGATCGTGAGCCGGCTGCCGCGCTGCGCCTGTACGTTGACATGCTGGAGGCGGGCGTCGGGCCTGACAGCTACACGTTCCCGTTCGTACTCAAGTCGTGCGCGCAGCTCGCGGCCTTGCAAGAAGGGAGGCAG TTGCAGGCGCACATCGTGAAGCTTGGGTTCCAGCACGACGAGCACGTGCAAAACAGCTTGATCAGCTTCTACGGCAAGTGCGGCGAGCCGGCGATGGCTCGTCTGGCGTTTGACCGGGTGGAGGCCGAGGAGCGGACGACGACTTCCTGGAGCGCACTCCTCGCGGCGTACACGAAGGCCGGGCTGTGGCGCGAATGCCTCGAGTTGTTCGGCGCCATGGTGCTCGATGGGTGGAGGCCCGACGAGAGCTCCATGGTCAGCGTGCTCTCGGCGTGTGCGCACCTGGGTTCCTTCGACGTCGGGCGGAGCGTCCACTGCGCGCTGCTGAGGAACACCGCGAGGATGAACACCATCATGCAGACGTCCCTGGTTGACATGTACGCCAAGTGCGGCAGCATCGAGAAGGCCACAACGGTGTTCGACGCGATGGACGGCAAGAACGCGTGGACGTACAGCGCCATGCTATCCGGCTTGGCGCTGCACGGGGACGGGCGGAAGGCGCTGCAGGTGTTCGACGCGATGGTCAGGGAAGACCACGCGCCCGACGCGGCGTCGTACGTCGGCGTGCTGAACGCCTGCAGCCGCGACGGTCTGCTCGAGGACGGGCTGCGGTGCTTCGACCGCATGCGGCTGGAGCACAAGGTCGCGCCCAACGCGCAGCACTACGGCTGCATGGTGGACCTGATGGCCCGCGCCGGAAGGCTGGACGACGCGCGCGCGCTCATCGGGAGCATGCCCACGGGGCCGACGGACACGGCCTGGCGAAGCCTGCTGAACGCGTGCCGGATCCACGGGGATCTGGATCTCGCCGAGCGCGCACTTGAGGAGCTGAGGCGCCTCGGCGCCGCCAACGCCGGCGACTACGTCATCGTCGCGGACATGCACACCAGGGCCAAGAACTGGGCCGCTGCCGCCGCGTTCCGGACAGAGGCGGTGGACTGGGGCCTAGCGCAATCCCCCGGGTTCAGCGCCGTGGAGGTACGCGGCGTGCTGCACCGGTTCGTGTCGCAGGACATGTCGCACCCGCGGACGCGCGACATCTACGAGATGCTCCACCAGATGGAGTGGCAGCTGCGGTTCGATGGCTACAAACCTGACACGTCGGAGGTGGCGCTGGACGTGGGCGAAGAGGAGAAGCGGCGCGTGGTCGCCGCGCACAGCCAGAAGCTGGCCATGGCGTTCGGCCTGCTCAGCACGCCGGAGGGGGCGCCGGTGAGGGTCGTGACCAACCTCCGGATGAGCAAGGAATGCCACGCGTACAGCGCGCTGATCTCGGAGATCTTCAGGCGAGAGATCGTCATCAGGGACCGGAACCGGCTCCACCGGTTCAGGCGCGGCACCTGCACTTGCAGACACTACTGGTAA
- the LOC136477931 gene encoding protein WHAT'S THIS FACTOR 1 homolog, chloroplastic-like, with product MPRWSSPKDPALEAALRRNRRWVVNNQIKRLLLRFPSRTASVRFLQSRFKTLDLMGRAANWLGKYPSCFEVFSADTGGGEQEPHFGFTKRMAALVHAEEAAVAASEPAMADRLARVLMLARGRRLQVSKLAALRGPLGLPDDYLLRLRLLPANTDLFRLTNPYPHRRNAAELELVRWAPSLAVSAVEAAAAVSDSPPRFTCSLPASWIKSHAKMEDFNSSTPYISPYSVEWALPGTDAEAEKRAVAVVHELLSLTLWRKMSILKLEHFRREFGLPEGTVRMLLRHPCLFYMSNRYKIHTVVLREGYEGSELKEKDPVVLAKDRLGELMQEGLHEYNQRRQAVNFEKKRRRGEVEIKKEKGVEDEEAARLDSAEKREERRRFYKVLFGDGNQ from the coding sequence ATGCCGCGGTGGTCGTCCCCGAAGGACCCCGCCCTGGAGGCGGCGCTCCGCCGTAACCGCCGCTGGGTCGTCAACAACCAAATCAAGCGCCTCCTCCTCCGCTTCCCGTCCCGCACGGCGTCCGTGCGCTTCCTCCAATCCCGCTTCAAGACGCTCGATCTCATGGGCCGCGCCGCCAACTGGCTCGGCAAGTACCCTTCCTGCTTCGAGGTCTTCTCCGCCGACACCGGTGGCGGTGAGCAGGAGCCCCACTTCGGCTTCACTAAGCGGATGGCGGCGCTCGTCCACGCGGAGGAAGCTGCCGTCGCGGCCTCcgagccggccatggcggaccgcctCGCGCGCGTGCTCATGCTCGCCCGCGGCCGCCGCCTACAGGTTTCCAAACTCGCCGCGCTGCGGGGCCCTCTCGGCCTCCCCGACGACTacctcctccgcctccgcctcctccccGCCAACACCGATCTCTTCCGCCTCACAAACCCCTACCCACACCGCCGCAACGCCGCTGAACTAGAGCTCGTCAGATGGGCGCCCTCGCTCGCCGTCTCCGCCGTCGAGGCCGCCGCGGCCGTGAGCGACTCGCCCCCACGGTTCACCTGCTCGCTACCGGCCTCATGGATCAAGTCGCACGCCAAGATGGAGGATTTCAACTCCTCCACGCCTTACATCTCGCCCTACTCGGTGGAGTGGGCTTTGCCAGGCACAGACGCCGAAGCCGAGAAGCGAGCGGTGGCCGTGGTGCACGAGCTCCTCTCTCTCACCCTGTGGAGAAAGATGTCAATTTTGAAGCTGGAGCATTTTAGGAGGGAGTTTGGGCTGCCGGAGGGCACAGTGAGGATGCTGCTCCGGCACCCCTGCCTCTTTTACATGTCGAATAGGTACAAGATACATACAGTCGTGCTCCGTGAGGGCTACGAGGGGTCAGAGCTGAAGGAGAAGGATCCGGTGGTGTTGGCAAAGGATCGGCTCGGGGAGCTCATGCAGGAGGGGCTGCATGAGTATAACCAACGGCGGCAAGCGGTGAATTttgagaagaagaggaggagagggGAGGTTGAGATAAAGAAAGAGAAAGGGGTGGAGGATGAGGAAGCGGCGCGCTTGGATAGTGCAGAGAAAagggaggagaggaggcggttTTATAAGGTGTTGTTCGGTGATGGCAATCAGTAG